In Hamadaea flava, a genomic segment contains:
- a CDS encoding BTAD domain-containing putative transcriptional regulator, producing MPRATWGSSPEPLAGLLRRLREQLNLTQQQLATAAVVSVAAIRDLEQGRTHTPRTKTVQVLAEYFRQAGVDGDALLARVAPAIPAARRSTAEPVDTGPLTVAVLGPLRIARGSVEVKLGSDKLRCLLARLALAAGTAVGREELMDLLWGPTRPPSATNLLHGYLGRLRRLWTGDDGAPVLAAAGRGYRLDLTADTLDLLRFRQLAEAGAATAAADPAQALGQLLAAARLWRGETDVEQLRDSPLIAALTEQYATVLCQAAALGRRLGETDQVLPLLRDLADRLELHEPLYAELVATAAAAGRQAEALAAYDRIRRALSTQLGVDPGVHLRQTHEDALRPRAATVADADQPSPPIRQVPAGPTDLVGRHAELDRIDTVLAPTGDLTVRLVLISGPAGVGKTALALTAAQRLSSRYPDGQLYADLRSGSSEPVAPMDVLGRFLRALGVPARRVGADEAEASALLRSVLADRRMLLVLDNVRDAAAVRTLAPGPGGCDVLVTSRQRLPDLPATTVVDLSTLSVADSIELMDATVGAGRMSADPASADELAVACGQWPLALRIAAGRLASRPAWTAAELARRLRDANQRLTQLSAGDSSVLASFQLSYQDLSEPARQAFRLCALHPGDDFGTAAAAELLGVDPATADDVLGELLDANMLLQYTAERFRFHDLLGLYAARLLGDEDPQIVDAARDRLHRWSLRMATAAVDLIYPSAIRLVTDRDEGSFPDQDAAVRWIDAEAGSLVALVERTAGTEWHRLSWLLAEQLRGYFLVRRHVDRWLRTAEAGLRAATADGDPTGQAVMLLSRGQARWVLGWHAQALEDFRRGEQFAHSADWPPASPYLWHNIGVIHAEQSRFDEAESAYREALRRCGEDSQLAPVRALALNGLGAMYADQGRLAEAADCLEGAVRINEAAGRTESVLSTRGNLGMVLRQLGREQEAEEHLLAALEGYRKRANPHGELSSLDEISQLHAQRGEAEAAVATAQRGYELAVLVRDQRAQVALLCTLGEAHGVGGTTTEALRCLDEVLTLATEHGYPYFAARAQVALAGVHLGAGARDAAARCARSGRDLAAAHDFRVVEATALAALARCLAGGSTGEAAAAAAVEAFRATGADELADRLRDQLAVGDTDPR from the coding sequence GTGCCGAGAGCGACCTGGGGAAGCTCGCCGGAGCCGTTGGCCGGGCTACTGCGGCGGTTACGCGAACAGCTCAACCTCACCCAGCAGCAACTGGCCACAGCCGCTGTGGTCAGTGTGGCCGCGATCCGGGATCTGGAACAGGGGCGTACGCATACTCCGCGTACAAAGACCGTCCAAGTGCTGGCAGAGTACTTCCGCCAGGCCGGGGTCGACGGCGACGCCTTGCTGGCCCGGGTCGCGCCGGCCATCCCCGCTGCACGCCGATCGACCGCCGAACCGGTGGACACCGGACCGCTGACGGTGGCGGTACTCGGCCCGCTGCGGATCGCCCGGGGTTCCGTCGAGGTGAAGCTCGGCTCGGACAAGCTGCGCTGCCTGCTGGCCCGGCTGGCGCTGGCCGCCGGGACGGCGGTCGGCCGGGAAGAACTGATGGACCTGCTGTGGGGCCCGACCCGCCCACCGTCGGCCACCAACCTGCTGCACGGCTACCTCGGCCGGCTGCGGCGACTGTGGACCGGCGACGACGGGGCACCGGTCCTCGCCGCCGCCGGCCGCGGATACCGGCTCGACTTGACCGCCGACACCCTGGACCTGCTGCGATTTCGCCAGCTCGCCGAGGCCGGTGCGGCGACCGCCGCCGCCGATCCCGCCCAAGCGCTCGGGCAACTGCTCGCCGCCGCCCGGCTGTGGCGCGGCGAGACCGACGTCGAGCAACTGCGCGACAGTCCGCTGATCGCCGCCCTGACCGAGCAGTACGCCACCGTGCTGTGTCAGGCCGCCGCGCTCGGCCGGCGCCTCGGCGAGACCGACCAGGTGTTGCCGCTGCTGCGCGACCTCGCCGATCGGCTGGAACTGCACGAACCGCTGTACGCCGAACTCGTCGCGACGGCGGCGGCCGCCGGACGGCAGGCCGAAGCGCTGGCGGCGTACGACCGCATTCGGCGGGCACTGTCCACACAGCTCGGCGTCGACCCTGGCGTCCACCTGCGACAGACGCACGAGGACGCGCTTCGGCCCCGGGCCGCGACAGTCGCTGACGCAGATCAGCCCAGCCCGCCGATCCGTCAAGTCCCCGCCGGGCCGACGGACCTCGTCGGCCGCCACGCCGAGCTGGACCGCATCGACACGGTGCTCGCCCCGACCGGCGACCTGACGGTGCGGCTGGTGCTGATCAGCGGCCCGGCCGGGGTCGGCAAGACCGCCCTGGCGCTGACAGCGGCGCAGCGGCTCAGCTCGCGCTACCCCGACGGGCAGCTCTACGCCGACTTGCGCAGCGGCAGCAGCGAGCCGGTCGCGCCGATGGACGTGCTCGGCCGGTTCCTGCGTGCGCTCGGCGTACCGGCCCGGCGGGTGGGCGCGGACGAGGCCGAGGCGTCGGCCCTGCTGCGCAGTGTGCTCGCGGATCGCCGGATGCTGCTGGTCCTGGACAACGTCCGCGACGCGGCCGCGGTACGCACCCTGGCACCCGGTCCGGGCGGCTGCGACGTGCTCGTCACGAGCCGCCAACGGCTGCCCGACCTGCCCGCGACCACGGTCGTCGACCTGTCGACGCTGTCGGTCGCCGACTCCATCGAGCTCATGGACGCGACCGTGGGCGCGGGCCGCATGTCGGCCGACCCGGCCTCGGCCGACGAACTGGCCGTCGCCTGTGGACAATGGCCGCTGGCCTTGCGCATCGCCGCCGGTCGGCTGGCCAGCCGACCCGCCTGGACCGCTGCGGAGCTGGCCCGGCGGCTGCGCGACGCGAACCAGCGGCTGACCCAGCTGAGCGCCGGAGACTCCAGCGTGCTGGCCAGCTTCCAGCTCAGCTACCAGGATCTGAGCGAACCCGCCCGGCAGGCGTTCCGGCTGTGCGCGCTGCACCCCGGCGACGACTTCGGCACCGCCGCAGCCGCCGAACTGCTCGGCGTGGACCCCGCCACCGCCGACGACGTGCTCGGCGAACTCCTCGACGCGAACATGCTCCTGCAGTACACCGCCGAACGCTTCCGCTTCCACGACCTGCTCGGCCTCTACGCCGCCCGGCTGCTCGGCGACGAGGACCCGCAGATCGTCGACGCCGCCCGGGACCGCCTGCACCGGTGGTCGCTGCGGATGGCCACCGCCGCCGTCGACCTCATCTACCCCTCCGCGATACGGCTCGTCACCGACCGCGACGAAGGCTCCTTCCCCGATCAGGACGCCGCCGTACGCTGGATCGACGCCGAAGCCGGGTCGCTGGTGGCGCTCGTCGAGCGTACGGCGGGGACCGAATGGCATCGGCTCAGCTGGCTGCTCGCCGAACAACTGCGCGGCTACTTCCTGGTACGTCGGCACGTCGACCGGTGGCTGCGTACCGCCGAAGCCGGGCTGCGGGCCGCCACGGCCGACGGCGATCCGACCGGGCAGGCCGTCATGCTGCTGAGCCGGGGCCAGGCGCGATGGGTATTGGGCTGGCACGCCCAAGCGTTGGAGGACTTCCGCCGGGGAGAGCAGTTCGCGCATTCCGCCGACTGGCCACCCGCCTCGCCCTACCTGTGGCACAACATCGGCGTGATTCACGCCGAGCAGAGCCGGTTCGACGAGGCGGAGTCCGCCTATCGGGAGGCGCTGCGCCGGTGCGGGGAGGATTCGCAGCTGGCCCCGGTGCGGGCGCTGGCCCTCAACGGGCTCGGTGCCATGTACGCCGACCAGGGCCGGCTCGCCGAGGCCGCCGACTGCCTGGAGGGTGCGGTGCGGATCAACGAGGCCGCCGGGCGGACGGAATCGGTCCTGTCCACCCGCGGAAACCTGGGGATGGTGCTGCGCCAGCTGGGCCGCGAGCAGGAGGCCGAGGAACACCTGCTGGCCGCGCTCGAAGGCTACCGTAAACGCGCCAACCCGCACGGCGAACTGTCCAGCCTGGACGAGATCAGTCAGCTGCACGCCCAGCGCGGCGAGGCCGAGGCCGCCGTGGCCACCGCCCAGCGCGGCTACGAACTGGCCGTGCTCGTGCGTGACCAGCGCGCACAAGTGGCCCTGCTGTGCACCCTCGGCGAGGCCCACGGCGTCGGCGGCACGACGACCGAGGCGCTGCGCTGCCTCGACGAGGTCCTGACGCTGGCCACCGAACACGGCTACCCCTATTTCGCCGCACGAGCACAGGTCGCCCTGGCCGGCGTACACCTTGGTGCTGGAGCGCGGGACGCGGCCGCGAGATGCGCGCGAAGCGGCCGGGACCTCGCGGCCGCGCACGATTTCCGGGTGGTGGAGGCGACCGCGCTCGCCGCGCTGGCCCGCTGCCTGGCCGGCGGTTCCACGGGCGAGGCCGCAGCTGCGGCCGCCGTCGAGGCGTTCCGGGCCACCGGGGCCGACGAGCTGGCCGATCGGTTGCGGGACCAGCTGGCGGTGGGCGACACCGACCCGCGGTGA
- a CDS encoding AfsR/SARP family transcriptional regulator: protein MRFNLLGPLTVENTAGQPVPLPSAKQRTVLSALLLWPNEALTAADLMAALWDADPPASAAANVRTYVLRLRRLLEEPGTPPRIAARSGGYLVRVRPDERDVERFDAAAERGRAYLSSGDTTRARAELSEAAGLWRGEPLADVPPSPLLTRRIGLLRERRMLVAEDLAEATLRDGAIAEAVRLSRALLDDDPLRQRAWEQLMFGLYRLGDVPGALDAYRTARRVLVEQTGLDPGPRLQRLHDDILHHRDPVATVSSRPAVHDLPPAVEPFVGRAAETATILQDLHGDAGSVVALHGPGGVGKSALAVHVAHQLAARFPDGVLYLDLRGAKTGAIPVRPVDAIARLLRALGVPAAAVPSEEAEAAAAFRRHTAHRRLLLVLDNADSAAQVADLLPAGPAAAVITSRRHLATLPRGRHLAVEVLAERDAVELLGQAGAGQRIAADPGGARRVAELCGNLPLALRIAAARLASRPGWPLQAFVERLDDPARRLDELSYDDVGVRRTLRLGYEPLSEGGPHEQLCARAFRLIGEVPLAVVTVGATAALLGVAPRQAHEVLETLADQRLLEPRLPGRYELHDLLRILAGEDARARESAPERAAALVRLIESYAFAVEHATALLNGGWTPANSPSDPVRPAPDGPWSPPWSPLPGNAAEVPAWLDAEQPNIAAAVTRASEIGGVATRPAVRLAWLSYALFWRGGAPAEAHRLIERSLAMTAALDLTTEHAVTLYYRAKLRQAGGDAVGAEADLRSGAQLAGRLGDQLRRSGCLDALGNLFYLRGDPRQALRCHDQALRLRRTHGTPLHVAASLSNMADARFDAGRQRQALVGVREALEIARRINATGVEGAALAMLGQLEFRLGDAVAAQRTLAETIELTATTGDLPTQCEATLARCAVRLSVGRGDAVDDAAAARDLAGRIGDRYLRAVATHAMAVASGDDPRAHQPAEEAYAELKRLTGFRSPMYAAFFGL, encoded by the coding sequence ATGCGGTTCAACCTGCTCGGTCCGTTGACGGTCGAGAACACCGCCGGACAACCGGTGCCGCTGCCGTCCGCCAAGCAGCGCACGGTCCTGTCCGCGCTGTTGCTGTGGCCCAACGAGGCGTTGACCGCCGCCGACCTGATGGCGGCGTTGTGGGACGCGGATCCGCCCGCGTCGGCCGCGGCCAATGTGCGTACCTATGTGCTGCGGCTGCGGCGGCTGCTGGAGGAACCGGGTACGCCGCCGCGCATCGCCGCCCGCAGCGGCGGATATCTGGTGCGGGTGCGGCCGGACGAACGGGATGTGGAGCGGTTCGACGCCGCCGCCGAACGCGGCCGGGCGTACCTGTCGTCCGGCGACACGACCCGGGCTCGGGCGGAGCTGAGCGAGGCGGCGGGCTTGTGGCGCGGCGAGCCGCTGGCCGACGTACCGCCGTCGCCGCTGCTGACGCGCCGGATCGGCTTGCTGCGGGAACGGCGGATGCTCGTGGCGGAGGATCTGGCCGAGGCGACGCTGCGCGACGGCGCCATCGCCGAGGCGGTACGCCTGTCGCGTGCGCTGCTCGACGACGACCCGCTCCGGCAGCGGGCCTGGGAGCAGCTGATGTTCGGGCTGTATCGGCTGGGCGACGTGCCCGGTGCGCTGGACGCCTACCGGACGGCGCGGCGGGTCCTGGTCGAGCAGACCGGGCTGGATCCGGGGCCGCGATTGCAGCGGCTGCACGACGACATCCTGCACCATCGTGATCCGGTCGCGACGGTGTCCAGCCGACCGGCCGTGCACGACCTGCCCCCGGCGGTGGAGCCGTTCGTGGGGCGGGCGGCGGAGACGGCGACGATTCTGCAGGATCTGCACGGCGACGCCGGATCGGTCGTCGCCCTGCACGGGCCCGGTGGGGTGGGCAAGTCGGCGCTGGCGGTGCACGTCGCCCATCAGCTGGCGGCTCGGTTTCCCGACGGCGTGCTCTACCTCGACCTGCGGGGGGCCAAGACGGGTGCGATCCCCGTACGCCCGGTCGACGCGATCGCCCGGTTGCTGCGGGCGCTCGGCGTACCAGCTGCTGCTGTGCCCAGTGAGGAGGCCGAGGCGGCCGCCGCGTTCCGCCGGCACACCGCGCACCGGCGGCTGCTGCTGGTGCTGGACAACGCCGACAGTGCCGCGCAGGTCGCGGACCTGTTGCCGGCCGGTCCGGCGGCGGCGGTGATCACGAGCCGCCGACATCTCGCCACGCTCCCCCGTGGCCGGCACCTGGCGGTGGAGGTGCTGGCCGAGCGGGACGCGGTCGAGCTGCTGGGGCAGGCCGGGGCTGGGCAGCGGATCGCGGCCGATCCCGGCGGGGCTCGGCGGGTGGCCGAGCTGTGCGGAAACCTGCCGCTGGCCCTGCGGATCGCGGCAGCCCGGTTGGCGAGCCGGCCGGGGTGGCCGTTGCAGGCGTTCGTGGAGCGGCTCGACGACCCGGCCCGGCGGCTGGACGAGCTGTCCTATGACGACGTCGGCGTCCGGCGGACCTTGCGGCTGGGGTATGAGCCGTTGTCGGAGGGCGGCCCGCATGAGCAGTTGTGCGCTCGCGCGTTCCGCCTGATCGGCGAGGTGCCGCTGGCGGTGGTGACGGTCGGGGCGACCGCGGCGCTGCTCGGCGTCGCGCCCCGGCAGGCGCATGAGGTGCTGGAGACGCTGGCCGATCAGCGGCTGCTGGAGCCGCGGCTGCCGGGCCGCTACGAGCTGCACGATCTGCTGCGGATCCTCGCCGGGGAGGACGCGCGGGCACGGGAGAGCGCGCCGGAGCGGGCGGCGGCGCTGGTGCGGCTGATCGAGTCGTACGCGTTCGCGGTGGAGCACGCGACGGCGCTGCTCAACGGTGGTTGGACACCGGCGAACTCCCCATCGGATCCGGTCCGTCCGGCACCGGACGGGCCCTGGTCGCCGCCATGGTCGCCGTTGCCGGGCAACGCCGCCGAGGTGCCGGCCTGGCTGGACGCCGAGCAGCCGAACATCGCCGCCGCCGTGACCCGGGCCAGCGAAATCGGCGGCGTGGCCACCCGCCCAGCGGTACGCCTGGCGTGGCTGAGCTATGCGTTGTTCTGGCGCGGCGGCGCGCCGGCCGAGGCGCACCGGCTCATCGAGCGCAGCCTGGCCATGACGGCGGCGCTGGACCTGACCACAGAGCATGCGGTGACCCTGTACTACCGGGCCAAGCTCCGGCAGGCGGGTGGAGACGCCGTCGGCGCCGAGGCCGACCTGCGGTCGGGTGCGCAGCTGGCCGGGCGGCTCGGCGATCAGCTTCGGCGGTCGGGCTGCCTGGACGCGTTGGGAAACCTGTTCTATCTGCGGGGTGATCCACGGCAGGCGCTGCGGTGCCACGACCAGGCGCTGCGGCTGCGGCGTACGCACGGCACACCGCTGCATGTGGCGGCCAGCCTGAGCAACATGGCCGACGCGCGGTTCGACGCGGGCCGTCAGCGGCAGGCGCTGGTCGGGGTCCGGGAGGCGCTGGAGATCGCCCGGCGGATCAACGCGACCGGGGTGGAGGGCGCCGCGCTGGCCATGCTGGGTCAGCTGGAGTTCCGGCTCGGCGACGCGGTCGCGGCCCAGCGGACACTGGCCGAGACGATCGAGCTGACCGCGACGACCGGGGATCTGCCGACTCAGTGTGAGGCGACGCTGGCCCGCTGCGCGGTCCGACTGAGCGTCGGGCGGGGCGACGCGGTCGACGATGCCGCCGCCGCCCGCGACCTGGCCGGGCGGATCGGCGACCGGTATCTGCGGGCGGTCGCCACGCACGCGATGGCCGTCGCGTCCGGCGACGACCCGCGAGCGCATCAGCCGGCGGAGGAGGCATACGCGGAACTGAAGCGCCTCACCGGTTTCCGCTCCCCCATGTACGCCGCGTTCTTCGGCCTCTGA
- a CDS encoding SigE family RNA polymerase sigma factor, protein MRSDDGFREFVAASSPALSRAAYLLTGDHQLAEDLLQSALASTYRHWRRVRDGNPAAYVRQAMHREQISWWRRRRLTEQLSGEPVDRMGGGDLAADAVNRITLVQALAQLPPRQRAVIVLRFYDDLTEAETARVLGCAVGTVKRQAHDALARLRTLLPAGLQPEVSA, encoded by the coding sequence GTGAGGTCTGACGACGGTTTCCGGGAGTTCGTGGCGGCATCCTCCCCCGCGCTGTCGAGGGCGGCGTACCTGTTGACCGGCGATCACCAGCTGGCCGAGGATCTGCTGCAATCGGCGTTGGCGAGCACCTACCGCCATTGGCGGCGTGTCCGCGACGGCAACCCGGCGGCGTACGTCCGTCAGGCGATGCACCGCGAGCAGATCTCTTGGTGGCGGCGTCGCCGCCTGACGGAGCAGCTGTCGGGTGAGCCGGTGGACCGCATGGGCGGCGGCGATCTCGCGGCCGACGCGGTGAACCGGATCACCCTGGTGCAGGCGCTCGCCCAATTGCCGCCGCGGCAGCGCGCCGTGATCGTGCTGCGGTTCTACGACGATCTCACCGAGGCAGAGACGGCCCGGGTGCTGGGCTGCGCTGTCGGCACCGTCAAACGACAGGCCCACGACGCCCTCGCGCGGCTGCGTACGCTGCTGCCGGCCGGGCTCCAGCCGGAGGTGTCCGCATGA
- a CDS encoding ParB/RepB/Spo0J family partition protein, producing the protein MGRIEDMLARIGDQIDWVDAELLRDGLSPRLDGLTAAHVRHLAELQQDLPPLVVQRATMRVVDGAHRLAAARSRGLTRLPIVYFDGADDEAFVIAVRLNVVHGKALRPRDRSAAVRRILDTHPEWSDRWIASVCGVAPRTVAALRRTSADDGHRLATRVGRDGRRHPLSAQEGRQSAAEIMREEPGISLRQVARRAGVSIGTALDVRRRLLAQDPALTRDPALTRDPAEPGGRPGGATLRAVQRWGSPDDGQRSGPTVRDQLEWLSREPSLRYTDRGRALLRLVTMTLAFLDPGSPLAGAVAGHCRPSLQSVARSCARSWLDLADQLDAAEELDAATASPSVPASAQAA; encoded by the coding sequence ATGGGGCGTATCGAGGACATGCTCGCGCGGATCGGCGACCAGATCGACTGGGTCGACGCCGAACTGCTCAGGGACGGACTGTCCCCCCGGCTGGACGGGCTCACCGCCGCCCACGTACGCCATCTCGCCGAGCTGCAGCAGGACCTGCCGCCGCTGGTGGTGCAGCGCGCCACGATGCGCGTCGTAGACGGCGCCCACCGGCTCGCCGCCGCGCGCAGCCGTGGCCTGACCCGGCTGCCGATCGTCTACTTCGACGGCGCCGACGACGAGGCGTTCGTCATCGCCGTACGCCTCAACGTGGTGCACGGCAAGGCGCTGCGGCCGAGAGACCGATCCGCCGCCGTACGCCGCATCCTCGACACCCACCCCGAATGGTCGGACCGGTGGATCGCCTCGGTCTGCGGCGTCGCCCCCCGCACCGTGGCGGCGCTGCGCCGGACCTCGGCCGACGACGGCCACCGCCTGGCCACCCGGGTCGGCCGCGACGGCCGGCGTCATCCGCTGTCGGCCCAGGAGGGCCGTCAGTCGGCCGCGGAGATCATGCGCGAGGAACCCGGGATCAGCCTGCGGCAGGTCGCCCGGCGGGCCGGCGTCTCCATCGGCACCGCCCTCGATGTACGCCGGCGCCTGCTGGCCCAGGACCCCGCCCTCACCCGAGACCCCGCCCTCACCCGAGACCCTGCGGAACCCGGCGGCCGGCCCGGTGGGGCCACCCTGCGGGCGGTCCAGCGCTGGGGCAGCCCCGACGACGGCCAGCGCAGCGGGCCGACAGTACGCGACCAGCTGGAATGGCTGTCGCGCGAACCGTCGCTGCGCTACACCGACCGTGGTCGTGCGCTGCTCCGGCTCGTGACGATGACGCTGGCGTTCCTCGACCCGGGCAGCCCGCTGGCAGGCGCCGTCGCCGGCCACTGCCGCCCGTCGCTGCAATCCGTCGCCCGGTCCTGCGCCCGCAGCTGGCTGGACCTGGCCGACCAGCTCGACGCCGCCGAGGAACTCGACGCCGCCACGGCCTCGCCGTCGGTCCCAGCTTCCGCGCAGGCGGCCTGA
- a CDS encoding acetylxylan esterase: MSTAAPGLHHDLPFDPAYGHTLDTLLAIGPPSDEPADFDDFWATRYRRALAVDVAPALGPASRVGGHLIQPIHYTSTDGVRVGGWLTAPADGPIVRGAVYLHGYGGRAEPEPDLLPPGTAAIWPCARGLGTESRLPGVADNGAGHVLHGIDTAETYIHGGCVADVWCAATALTRVHPKAAQRLAYVGDSFGGGIGAMAVAFDDRFDAVMLGVPSFGHHPLRLTLPCTGSGDAVRRYHHHHPEVIEVLRYFDAATAAKRVRHPAHVAAALFDPHVPPPGQFAVYNALPGPKTLHVLTAGHFDHPGAVTERSALQAARKEFQSAHASD, translated from the coding sequence ATGTCCACGGCAGCCCCCGGCCTGCACCACGACCTGCCCTTCGACCCGGCCTACGGGCACACCCTCGACACCTTGCTCGCCATCGGCCCACCCTCGGACGAGCCCGCTGACTTCGACGACTTCTGGGCCACGCGCTATCGGCGGGCCCTCGCCGTCGACGTCGCACCGGCGCTCGGGCCCGCGAGCCGCGTCGGCGGGCACCTGATCCAGCCGATCCACTACACCTCGACCGATGGCGTACGCGTCGGTGGCTGGCTGACCGCACCGGCCGACGGCCCGATCGTCCGGGGAGCCGTCTACCTGCACGGATACGGTGGACGCGCCGAACCCGAACCGGACCTGCTACCACCAGGCACCGCGGCGATCTGGCCCTGCGCCCGAGGACTGGGCACCGAAAGCCGGCTGCCCGGCGTCGCCGACAACGGGGCCGGGCATGTGTTGCACGGCATCGACACCGCCGAGACCTACATCCACGGCGGCTGCGTGGCCGACGTCTGGTGCGCCGCCACGGCGCTGACACGGGTGCATCCGAAGGCCGCGCAGCGGCTGGCGTACGTCGGCGACAGTTTCGGCGGCGGCATCGGAGCCATGGCCGTCGCCTTCGACGACCGCTTCGACGCCGTGATGCTCGGCGTGCCCAGTTTCGGCCACCACCCGCTCCGGCTGACCCTGCCCTGCACCGGCAGCGGAGACGCCGTACGCCGGTATCACCACCACCATCCCGAGGTCATCGAGGTTCTGCGCTATTTCGACGCCGCGACCGCGGCCAAACGCGTACGCCATCCGGCGCACGTGGCGGCCGCGCTGTTCGATCCGCACGTCCCACCGCCGGGACAGTTCGCCGTCTACAACGCGCTACCCGGTCCGAAGACCCTGCACGTGCTCACCGCAGGGCATTTCGACCACCCCGGCGCCGTCACGGAGCGGTCAGCCCTTCAGGCCGCTCGAAAGGAGTTCCAGTCAGCGCACGCCTCGGACTGA
- a CDS encoding D-Ala-D-Ala carboxypeptidase family metallohydrolase translates to MRRRIISLALAAFMTLTASITAVFAAGAPAHADGCYTWSRVLKEGTSGEDVRQLQIRVSGYPGYNATLALDGEFGPATEAAVVRFQKAYGLAADGVAGEDTYAKIYALQDNDCTPINFSYAELNKCNSTWAGGAVSATQAKFNALVTMWKLQALRKALGSVPITISSGFRSYACNNAVGGASNSRHLFGDAADLTGTPSFCKLAQEARYHGFREILGPGYPDHSDHAHVANDPVKLWSASSCGI, encoded by the coding sequence ATGCGCAGAAGGATCATCAGTCTCGCCCTCGCGGCCTTCATGACGCTCACGGCCTCGATCACGGCAGTCTTCGCCGCCGGGGCCCCCGCGCACGCCGACGGCTGCTACACCTGGTCGCGGGTGCTGAAGGAAGGCACCAGCGGCGAGGACGTACGGCAGTTGCAGATCCGCGTCTCCGGCTACCCCGGCTACAACGCGACGCTCGCGCTCGACGGAGAGTTCGGCCCGGCCACCGAGGCCGCGGTCGTCCGGTTCCAGAAGGCGTACGGTCTGGCCGCCGACGGCGTCGCCGGGGAGGACACCTACGCCAAGATCTACGCGTTGCAGGACAACGACTGCACCCCGATCAACTTCAGTTACGCCGAGTTGAACAAGTGCAACTCGACGTGGGCCGGCGGGGCGGTCTCGGCCACGCAGGCGAAGTTCAACGCGCTGGTGACGATGTGGAAGTTGCAGGCGCTGCGCAAGGCGCTCGGCAGTGTGCCGATCACCATCAGCAGCGGGTTCCGCAGCTACGCGTGCAACAACGCGGTCGGTGGGGCGTCGAACAGCCGTCACCTGTTCGGCGACGCGGCCGACCTGACGGGGACGCCGTCGTTCTGCAAGCTCGCGCAGGAGGCTCGGTACCACGGCTTCCGGGAGATCCTCGGGCCGGGATATCCCGACCACAGCGACCACGCGCACGTCGCGAACGACCCGGTCAAGCTCTGGTCCGCGTCGTCCTGCGGGATCTGA
- a CDS encoding esterase/lipase family protein, translated as MRRIAALLASLTLSATVGLVLAAEPAQAGPPRGDTKDNPIIFVHGFAASGGYDCTSQWSSVGAHLRANGWTGELMTFGYYGGDTRCSFPNDGNRNTSIHTVAHQLADVIYDNYSSKGRKVDVVAHSMGGLVIRSALLNVQRGTPGWPPYLYVEDVVTLASPHDGARDAGFCALLYLQCRQMYPGSGFFGELEVLGTGSGGRPTLPVSAMGTDWTVTSSFEDDITLESSGVNVDADHRLQYNAAECTGGEPGLEHSDFIHKRTGLYCVRIHDRGSSWTPFTLQNAPVDRTYQAVYDSSAA; from the coding sequence ATGCGACGCATCGCCGCCCTCTTGGCGTCCCTGACGCTCAGCGCCACGGTCGGCCTGGTCCTGGCCGCTGAGCCCGCTCAAGCCGGACCGCCCCGCGGCGACACCAAGGACAACCCGATCATCTTCGTGCACGGCTTCGCCGCTTCCGGCGGCTACGACTGCACCAGCCAGTGGTCCTCGGTCGGCGCACACCTGCGCGCGAACGGCTGGACCGGAGAGTTGATGACCTTCGGGTACTACGGCGGGGACACCCGGTGCTCGTTCCCGAACGACGGGAACCGCAACACGTCGATCCATACGGTGGCGCATCAGCTCGCCGACGTCATCTACGACAACTATTCCAGCAAGGGCCGCAAGGTGGATGTGGTGGCCCATTCGATGGGCGGCCTGGTGATCCGCTCGGCGTTGCTGAACGTCCAGCGGGGAACCCCTGGCTGGCCGCCCTACCTGTACGTCGAGGATGTCGTCACGCTGGCGTCTCCGCATGACGGCGCCCGCGACGCCGGGTTCTGCGCCCTGCTCTATCTGCAGTGCCGCCAGATGTACCCGGGCAGTGGCTTCTTCGGCGAGCTGGAGGTCCTGGGCACCGGCAGCGGCGGGCGGCCGACGCTGCCGGTGTCGGCGATGGGCACCGACTGGACGGTGACGTCGTCGTTCGAGGACGACATCACCTTGGAGAGCTCCGGTGTCAACGTGGACGCCGACCACCGGCTGCAGTACAACGCGGCGGAGTGCACGGGCGGTGAGCCGGGCTTGGAGCACAGCGACTTCATCCACAAGCGGACCGGGCTCTACTGCGTCCGGATTCACGATCGCGGTTCCAGCTGGACCCCGTTCACCCTGCAGAACGCCCCGGTGGACCGGACGTACCAGGCCGTCTACGACAGCTCGGCCGCGTGA